One genomic segment of Dysosmobacter sp. Marseille-Q4140 includes these proteins:
- the lspA gene encoding signal peptidase II codes for MLYALFSIAALGLLALDQWVKHYVTLYIPLGDARPLWPGVVELCTVHNYGAAWSSFSGMRWVLVAVTSVIVLAVLALLLRRTVRHPLGLAACFLVIAGGVGNILDRVRLGYVVDMFHFEFWPSYPVFNVADICIVCGAALGVIYYLWLYEKYDKRERRHG; via the coding sequence ATGCTGTACGCCCTGTTTTCCATTGCCGCCCTGGGCCTGCTGGCTCTGGACCAGTGGGTCAAGCACTATGTCACCCTCTATATCCCCCTGGGGGACGCCCGGCCCCTGTGGCCGGGGGTGGTGGAGCTTTGCACCGTCCACAACTACGGCGCCGCCTGGTCTAGCTTCTCCGGGATGCGATGGGTGCTGGTGGCCGTCACGAGCGTGATCGTGCTGGCGGTGCTGGCCCTGCTGCTGCGCCGGACCGTGCGCCATCCCCTGGGCCTGGCCGCCTGCTTCCTGGTCATCGCCGGGGGCGTGGGCAACATCCTCGACCGGGTGCGGCTGGGGTACGTGGTGGATATGTTCCACTTCGAGTTCTGGCCCAGCTACCCGGTGTTCAACGTGGCGGACATCTGCATCGTCTGCGGCGCGGCGCTGGGCGTGATCTACTACCTGTGGCTCTATGAAAAGTACGACAAGCGGGAGCGCCGCCATGGATGA